In Pangasianodon hypophthalmus isolate fPanHyp1 chromosome 5, fPanHyp1.pri, whole genome shotgun sequence, the DNA window CTTCCATCCTTGTTGATTTCAAGAAAGTGTATTTTTGTGATGTACTTCAAAAAGAGAATCAGTTCCTCCGAATCTGCTTTTAGAGCCTTGAAAAGTTCCATCATTTCATAATCTCTAACTGCATGTATAGATATTTCTGATTTGGCTGCCATTTCTTCTGTCCTCAGTGGAAGTCTGAACATGGTTCCAGAATTAAGAGGAAATTTTTCAGGAAGAAAGGTATGGTAAACATCCTGGAAAGACTTTTTGAAATTTTCATCCATTAAATACATGCAGCCTGGAGACTCCTTTGTTCCCGCTTCCACATATTTCAGGTTTGGATCAAATATGCAAAGATGTTTGTCACCAGTTAATATAGATGGGCAATCAGTCAGCAGgtaaacagaattaaaaccaAGACCATATTTCCCAGTTCTACCCAAAGTGCCACGTTTTCCTCCTTCTCCTAGTTGCTGAATACCTATCAGGTCTTCATCTGAAAATTTCTTGTTGTTGTACACACAAAGAGCTGGCCCTTGAAGCAACTcccatttttccccaaatgttTTCGTAGTTCCATGCTTTCGTTTGTCCCATACAAAATGGATTTCTGTTGCCTCTGCATCATCAGCATTCTGAATGAGTTCTTTCAGGATATCTTTCTTGGCTGGATAGGCttcaattatgttttttatccGAACGGTTAGTTTCTCATGTTGTCCGAACTCCTTAGCATAGGGTGAAAACTCACTAACTAGATGATTCTTTAGTGTATGGTGTCTTGTTGTTACTACACCAAAACAGCATGCAACTTCTCGAGGTATTAGTTTATGGCAGAGAGTTACCCCAGCTTGCACTGGCATCCAAGGAGTGTCATTAAATTTCAGCTTGCTTGAATTTGTCAACACACCTCTTTCATCAGGCATTAGACAGTTTTCAACAGTTCCATCTACAGCCCCATACAGCCCTTTTATAAGTATGTCAAGACAGACATGAAGATCTCTTTTTGAGAGTGGTCTTGAAAAAGTACTAATTTCTTCAAGGACAGCAACAAATTGCTCTGCTGTAAACTGTCTTTTAATACCAACACAGTTCCAGAGCTTCTCAAATTTGGACAGGATGGTGGGAAGAACATAGAGGTACGGCCTTTCCTCAAATTCACCACCCATGGCCACTGATCGCACATTTACAAAGCGATCTTCAATCAGAACAAATGGGATTGAATGCGCATGTTCAATAATAGCAGTGGGATCGCCATCATTCAACAAATATTTGTTGAGATAGTCATAACAGCTTCTGGCAATGTTAAAGAGTACAGAATTTTCAAATGACTTGACACGATAGTGTGCTTCTTTGAGCTGTCTGAGTACTGTTTCAACTGGTGGGTTCTTCTTCACCCCCAATTTTGTGAGAACTGGGTCATCTGGCATTAACTCTAGCTTTAAACGATCAACAGTGAATTCTATCGTGTTTACTACATGGTAGCACTCGTAATCATAGATTTCAAATGGCTTTTTAAGTATGGTCACTATTTCATTGTGCTGATTGATACCCAGAGCAGGAAGAAATGATATATGTTTAAGGGTTTCCCAGTGCAAAGAATCAACACATGAGAACGTCTCCATTGAGTCAAAGAGACACTGAAGATGTTCGtatgctttatttttgtctttagcccAAACTCTGGAGATTTTCTTTGCTCTCTCTATAACTTCCTCTAATGTTAGTACATCAGTCATCATTCCCAAGCCTGACAGTCGATGAATCCTATTTGGACTGAAGTAGTCATTTTTGGTACCATCAAGAAAGCGGCCCTCCTCTGGCTCGTACAAGCATGCTACTTTCCCATGAGGGTTCACCAGTTTGTTGGTGAACTGAAGTGTTCCTACTTTCTGTGTTGGAATGCATGCATGACTTTTCAGCAATGTGTCAATTGCATGATCATTCAAGTCTATGGCATTCAATATAAGAGCATTCCTGCAGTATGCATCCATTTTGTTCAAGTTCTTGAAAACTACTTGATAAAAGTCAAACCAGCTAAAAGTTCTCTCCTTTACCATCTCACTGAAGCCACATCGAATTAAATTATTTCTTGCCCAGGCCGGCAAAGGGACAGCACAGTAGTTTGGTTCTGTAAATTTCAGGAACACCTCCATGGCAAGTTTCCCCACTGCCTCATTTTCTTGAATACTCGGATCAAGAAATCTTGCATTTTCAAAGGAGCACCAGGTTTTTCCATTGCTCAAGAGCTCCAGGGATCTGACATTGGAGCTCTGTACAATGGCCGAGTAAAAAGCACTCACCAAAGGTTGAAAttctttgtttactttttcagTATCAGGCCAGAATGTGTAGTAGTCATAGTTTTGAAGATTCGCATTTTGGGATATTTTCTTCAACTCAAGCAGTGTGGTGATGTAGGCTGTAGCAACCGGATCTTGGAGTAATGCTTTGTTCCACTCCAGTTTTGTACCAATTCCCCACAGAGCCTTCCTGTTTGGTGTGACTGCAAAAGATCCATTGATATGAACTGGGAGGCCTGTATCAAttggaagaggaagaaaacaaaaagcctGGCCATCTGCACATCTTTCATCTGGGGACCACATATTGTCTGATTCTCTTTGTAGAGGCACAGCAACTCCTCCAATTGGCAAGGAAAATTTGCATTGATGCTGTTCTCTCTGAAACATTCTCAGTGAATCCTTTGTCCcaatacatgaataaatgagCCAGTACTGGGTGCTAGTTCTCTCAGCATTCTCACAAACTACTTCCACAATGTTTGCAGCAAAACAATCAATGATCTCATTGCAGTTTGTGTCAAGGTTTCTCAGAGCTTCTCTGATGTCCTTTAAATGCCTTTCATTTGAAATTTTAATTGAACATATTACCTCTTTGGAGATTTTCAGGACTGTCTCTATTGGTTCCTGTTTAAAGATTTGAAAAGACAATGACTTTATGTTCTTAAGAAATAACAAAGGAGTTAGAGAATCATCTGCAAAGCGTTGCTGAAAGGCATTTATGCGCTCTTTGTCATACACCTTAGAACTAATTTCTGACTTATGGGCCTCCTCTGCTGTGCGAAATGGTAATTTAATCAGAGTACCATTGTAATATTTTTCGTTGCTGTTCGACAGATCACAGTCAAAAATCCCCTGATAAGATTTGAACTGTCCAGGAAACCTCCTAAACAGTCTCTCTTGGAACAAGTCAAGTTTAATTCCAGGATTTGATTTACTACGTATGTGCTTTTCCAAGTGTGTTACATTTGGATCAAGGATTAGAAGACTTTTTCCACTCAAAATAGATGGAATATCTGTCAAGTGATAAACAGCATTGAAACCTAGTCCAAACTTTCCAATTTTCTCAAATTTGTTTTCTTTCGATGCAGAGCCAACTCtaacaatgtttttccaatcttcctCTGAGAACAGCTCATTGTTGAAAGCCCAAAGACAAGGACCATTGCATACAGCCATACCATCATCGATAAGCCCTTCAGAAGGGTGTGTTCTGAAGTCCAGCATAAATCCACAGGTACTCGCACCCGCATCTTCAGCATTTTGTATGagttctttaaaaatgtcactttcGTCATCATAGTCTTTGAGTATATTTTTGATTCTCTGAATGATTGGCTCTGTTTGACCACACTGTTCAATTCCCTCATACACTTCCTCGTCTCCTATAAACTGTGGTTTCAATATACGAGTACTTAGAAAGGGAATTTTCAGCCATCTTGCAGTGACAGGTAGCACCTCCTCATGGATGACATAGAACTCCTCCTTATCTTGTTTTAAGTCTTCTAACCCATCATCACTGATATCacaaaaaacagtatttttcaaAGGCTGCAAGGTGAAGTTTTGATTTTGCGCCATGACTGGTACAGGTGTACTGTCCTTTAAAGACTTTTCATTTTTCCGCATCCAGTCAAGGATGTCTGTAGACACTTTAAGTTCAGATGACTCTCCATATGGTGGTGTCCTGTCATCAATGATTTCTTTAATGTCACTGAGTATGGCTTCTATTTCTTCATCATCAAGTGTTTCCTTTACACCACACTCTCTTAACAGGTCATCATATTGTAAAAATTCATCTGGCACTTTCTTGAAGTAAAGGCTAAGATCCAGTCCAGCTGGAGAGTTGAGCACTACTTCCCGAGGTGACACAAACTCAGTCTGGCTCCAGAGCCAAGGAATGCATTTATTGTTCATCTCCTTTCTGAAATGTTCACTGTTTTCTTGCATGAATTTGTATGTGCTGTGCAACTTGTTTTTGAACTCATAATCTGAATCTGGGCTGACCATTGTTGGAGCTAATGATACCAGTACACACAAATTCTCCCAGACTTTTTCAGCTGGAGGAGAACTATAAAGGTCAAGTTTTTGACAGATACTCTCATTAAGGTCGGAAGCAAGTGGCATAACATGTCCCACAATTGCAGAATACTTTGATGCCCTTATTTCAGTTGGTTTGTAGAGACACCTCTTCTGgctgtttttacttttaattgaaTTTGGATTTTCACAAGGAACCCACTGAAACTGAAGAAGCTCTTGTCTCTCCTCCTCAGAGAATTTTGAGAGCAGGTCATTTCCATTCAATACACTTACAAGAACATCAGCCTTTTTAAAAGCCCTGTTTCGTGAGTGGATGTGGAGCTTTTGAATTTGTGAGGCAACATGAAGAATATTTGCTGGGgataattcttcttcttttgtctgTAAACCAAGTTGTTTCAAGCTTTGTAGCATCTCTGGTGACCTGTAAACTTGCGGTGGGAAGAAGTCTTCCTCAAAAAGATCAAGGAAGGTTTTCTTTGTGGGATCAAAAACACTTGATGGCCTTTTGCGTTCTCCCTGCTCGGTCATAATAAAACTGAGATTCTTGCTTTTCCTGAGCAATACTTCGCTTTGGGAGAATAGGAGATGTCCATGATTCAGTATCCAAGtcattattttttgttcatCCTCTTTGGTGAATTGCATGTCATCAATACAGTCTACCAAGTAAATGGCTAATTGAGTAGCATCTAGAAGCTCAACCTTTAGGAGAGTCAAAAGCCTGCGGTCAGCTTCATTTGCACACTGGACTATGGTGTCAGGGACGGGTAAATCCTTTGGAATGGCTGGGTTGGACTTTAAAATAACTGCTTTTTTTGACTCAATGGCAACATACTTTTCAGACATCAATCTGAAAATGGGAAGTGCTGACAGCAAATCTTGCTCTACATCAGAGAGACAATCCAAAGAAGAGATATAGGTTTTAAACTCTTCTTTTTCATGAATTGAAGCAAAGGCAATGCCACTGATGACCTTGTCTATGTCCACATTTAAAAAGATGTGCAGGATGTTCCTTGGGGATGGTGTTAGGACATAACTTTCAATGTCATGATGCTTCAGACACTCATCTTTCTTAATGACAGTACCTCCGATTGCCTTAACcactttttgaatttgatcTGACAAGGTGGACTCTCTGCTGCTCTGGAAAATCAAAGTGGATTTCTCCTCCAATCTTGCTAACATTATAGTACTGCCTGCTTGTTGAAGTGGTTCCAGAGGTATTAAAGGCATGCCAATAAAATCCCTTAGCTCTGTCCAGTGAGTGTTCAGAAACTTCCAGAATTCTTTCAGCCATGTCTTTGGTGGATGATCATCTTTAACTGAATTCCACttcacatgacctttttcctctttccagTCTCTGGGTAAGTGTTTCTTGGCAAATGCAGCAACATTGTTTGCATCCAAATTAATGAGTTGATACAGTTTTGAATCTAGAATTAAGCAGAGCAGATATATAATTGTCAATAtaattgtatttgcatttttgcagCTTTAGGCTGAGAAATGAGAATTGAAATGAGATTTTGTGAAATGGCCAGGATCCCCATAAACCATTTTGTTCaataatacacaaaacacaataattTCCATACTTTTCATAGCCATGCATCTCAGATGATGGACTGTGTTGCTGTTCAGATCATCAGACAAAAATCTGTCTTTGCAAAAAGGCAGCAGCACCCTGGAGAAAGAGGAATATACATGTTACATTGACAATACACAACATATGAAGATACAAGAGTCATATAACAGGGCTTACTGTGAAAACTTCTCATTGTCAATCAAAGTAGTGTCCTCCTCCTTGTTTGTAAAGGACCTGAAACTTCCATCACTAAGTGGCAGGAGCTGTAGACCATTTAGTTCTTCATACCTTCCATCACTGAGCATATACTCCAAGATGGACAGTTTCTCGTTCTTACCGATTGATTTAATCTCACTTCTGTGGAGCACGGATCTAACAAAACCTGGCGTCACCCATTGCAGAGCATCAGGGTTTGGGAAGGTTTTCTTTATACTGAGCAGAACATGTTCAGGAGCAAAAACAAGGTTTTCTTCTTCCTCGATCAATAACCGGAAAACTGCAGACATCATATCAGTGTCAGTATCATCACTTGGGAAAACAGCATCTGAAGCAGCCAcccattttttctcatttttagctAGAGAAAAGATTTCTTGATTTTGGAATAATCGTTGGAAAAGGTCTACTGCAACTTCATGCCATCGTGGCCTGTGTTCCGTCTCTCTCAGATTAGGCCAAAGATTGTACACAGCACTTACAGGCAGTATTGACTTTCTTGATAGTTGGATACCATCTTGGATTATCTTGAGATATACATGAGGAAGAACCTCCTTCATTAGCAGCTCATTCCACTCTGCCGATTCGTCATTCTTCTGATCCTCTTCCTGCCACTTGATGTACCTTCGGTTGTCTGTAAGGCCAAAGCATGCATTAATATGAACGGGGAGTCCTGTCctgtttgtttcattgtttgGAAGGGGAAGAAAGCAGCTCAGTCTTCCACTGCCACTTGCTCTGTCTTCATCGCACTGAAATGCTACGTCAACCTGAGGGTAAAAACTCAGTTTGCCAGCAAGTGTGTCAATTTCAGGTACACGCCCTTCCACTAAGCGACATGCTGTCACGAGCCACTTGGTGGTTGTGTTTTCCTGACATGGTGAACTGCAGGACACCGTTTTAAAGCTAGTCTCGCCTTGCACACAGTTTCTTTTAAAATCCTCACTTTTCTGTAGACTGCTTGATGGAGATGATGCAGAAACATTCATCCTACTGGTGACACTGCCACTTGAATCAATATGCAATAAAGAAATGGACGAGACTGATCTTAGAAACAGAACACTAATGTCTGCATCTGGAATGAAGCTGTCAAAAAGTTGGGTAGCCTTCTTAGAGTCGTATAAATTGTCAGAAATCTCTGAAGCTTCATCACGCAGAGGAAACCGAAAGAGTGTTCCTTTAAAATAGCACTCCTTAATGATCTTCTCCCAAGCACAAGCACTATCACAGACTAGATTAACAATATCCTGGAAAGGTTTGAATTGATCTGTGAATTCCAAAAGGTGCTTTCTGTCTTCTTCATCATCAAGGGACCAGCGGTAGCCCTCACGTTcatcatcaaacatcagcatttgAGGGTCAAAAACTGCAAGGTGTTTGGAGCTGAATACACATGGCAAatctgtaaatgaaaaaaggaaCCAGTGAGCATCACAACCAGTGaggaaataataattaaaaaaaacaactaatatTCTACAAAATGAAAGGATATTAAAACACGTTTTCCTAAACTAGAGGTCTTCTTTCCAACATTCTCTTCACCTTTCAGCAAACTTGCCACTTGATCCTAATCATGTTGCCTAAGAATTTACGTGTGAAGTAGTAAGTTTATCaagttaaaatttttatttactggAGTCATGAAATAACTGGATTTTGGGAGAAAGATCATGCCTGAGGCTCGATCTTCCTAGTTAACTTCCTATAAATTCCCATCCCATCTTTCTGTTTCCACACCCACAACCAAACTGTTTCCTGTAATATTCCTGTAATATTCAATAACTCCTACTGAAGAGTCTTTAGTGGAGGAGTGTTTACGGAGCACAAAGCATAAACAGAACTCCAGGGTAAGTTCTCAGAGTTCTTCACTTTTTACAGTTCCACAAATCACTCTTCATGTCATTAATTGAGGGCGTGGTCTGCAATTGCAAATCGTTTTCTGATGTTCAAGCtgttcatgctgttttttttagcttatCATTTACAGACTGTTATGTGGTTGCACAATTGTTATCttcctttgtttatttgatGGCTGGAAAAGATGCCTTATGTGCCGATAGTATGATGCATTCTACAATATTTAGCTGAATTTTAAGATTAAACCCTTTGAGTAATTGAAATTTGAAAGTATTCCAAGAAATGTGACAGCCCTAATATCCACAGGTGTTTTCAGTAAAACTGCAAGACTTAAATTCCAGTAGTTGTATTTTAGGCTTGTTTAATTATTGGTTATTGATTTACAAACACCATCACCTGTAACATGGTAAACAGAATTGAAGCCGATCCCGAATCTCCCCACTTTGGTTGGATCGTCATGCTTGATGCTCCGCCCTGCTCGCTGAATCCCTTCCCAGTCTTCCTCAGTGAAGTCTGCATCATTGAATGCGTAGAGAGCCGGTCCTACAGAACAGTGAAGTGGTATTAAACTCAATCAAAACTGGTCACAATGACCAGTTCACAACATGCCATTAGTGCTtagtaacatttattaaaattaattcaaattGTGCCTACTGAAATGATGGTCTTTTAACTAGATGTCCAAAATTCAGTCATCAATATTTTTGTTCTATCAAacagtaataattatttttgccTCCGTATCTGTTCAAAATGAGCCATTGTAACGTGTGGTGTGAGACAGGACCATGTCTGTAAACTTGATGTGATCTTTATTAAGGGGAATCCAGCAATCAGAACCAGAGCCCAAGGTCCAAGGAGAATGGCCAGTCTGagtcaagctgacaggaaggctaaagTTCTTTAAATAACTCTTTACATccctggtgagcagaaaagcacctcagaatgcacatgtTGAACCAGGAAGAGGACTGACTACAACAGCAGTATATCACTTCAGGTTCCACTTTTGTCAGCCAGAATTTATGTGCTACACAACAAGATATGTCCAGAGCAaacaatatgtttaaatatttaaaatctcTCATGATCTCACACAGTTTGGATTTTATAATGGACCAGGCATAAATCTTTGAGTTTTTccaatgtttttccagtcttcaactttCCAATTTGGGACTggaaaaacactggaaaaactcGAAAACTGTCACCTGGTCTTATTCTAAAAGATGTATGAAATAAGATTTATGCCTGGTCCATTATAAAATCCAAACTGTGTGACATGAgagattttaaatatttaaacagattGTTCGCTCTGGACATATCTTTTGGTGTGTAGCACATAAATTTTCAAATTATGATTTCAACTTCTGGAAACCTGGGGTCTTGCAGCATTTCtaatgacaaaaaaacatgGTAGATCACCATAACTTGTTTTTCTGCAGCATGTACTAAAGGTGGCTCAGAATTAAATCTTAAAATTACTGCTGATTTTACACATCCCACCGTACAGAATAATCTGGGAAGATAATAATTTAAACCCTGGAACTCATTTCCATTCTAAAATTAATGATAGTCTAAAATTATAGATTTAGTATtgcttttttggaaaatttcATAAAATCCTCAATATCCCTCACTTTAACACACCAACATTTCTATGATATAAACCATTTTGCCAtagtattgtaaaaaaaaaaaaaaaagaatttaatataGATATACAAACAAGCATACAAAATATGAACACTGTACTAGGGTGAAAAGACATTGGGGTTTAGACTAATCATGTCTCCCTGTGAAGTTTAGTCGGTGCTTATATTTTATTAACCCTTATGTATTTCCGGATGTCTTCTTGGGATCAATCCTGAAAGAGGAACAAAGTTCTGCTGAAGGTCATCAGCAGAAACCCACGTGTGCACATTGCTTTGGAGACTGACTTAATATGAATTAGACTTTATTTAACAGTTTCAGTCAATATCCTTATATTGCAGCTAGGGTGAacaattgaaataaatttttgTTAATAGAATGGAGACTGA includes these proteins:
- the LOC113525991 gene encoding sacsin-like, with the translated sequence MTFSLSINTISTVRRRNAFGATAPPFIDYLKEILRRYPDGGQILKELIQNADDAGASKTVFIHDERRYGTDSVWTQALGKYQGPALYAFNDADFTEEDWEGIQRAGRSIKHDDPTKVGRFGIGFNSVYHVTDLPCVFSSKHLAVFDPQMLMFDDEREGYRWSLDDEEDRKHLLEFTDQFKPFQDIVNLVCDSACAWEKIIKECYFKGTLFRFPLRDEASEISDNLYDSKKATQLFDSFIPDADISVLFLRSVSSISLLHIDSSGSVTSRMNVSASSPSSSLQKSEDFKRNCVQGETSFKTVSCSSPCQENTTTKWLVTACRLVEGRVPEIDTLAGKLSFYPQVDVAFQCDEDRASGSGRLSCFLPLPNNETNRTGLPVHINACFGLTDNRRYIKWQEEDQKNDESAEWNELLMKEVLPHVYLKIIQDGIQLSRKSILPVSAVYNLWPNLRETEHRPRWHEVAVDLFQRLFQNQEIFSLAKNEKKWVAASDAVFPSDDTDTDMMSAVFRLLIEEEENLVFAPEHVLLSIKKTFPNPDALQWVTPGFVRSVLHRSEIKSIGKNEKLSILEYMLSDGRYEELNGLQLLPLSDGSFRSFTNKEEDTTLIDNEKFSQVLLPFCKDRFLSDDLNSNTVHHLRCMAMKNSKLYQLINLDANNVAAFAKKHLPRDWKEEKGHVKWNSVKDDHPPKTWLKEFWKFLNTHWTELRDFIGMPLIPLEPLQQAGSTIMLARLEEKSTLIFQSSRESTLSDQIQKVVKAIGGTVIKKDECLKHHDIESYVLTPSPRNILHIFLNVDIDKVISGIAFASIHEKEEFKTYISSLDCLSDVEQDLLSALPIFRLMSEKYVAIESKKAVILKSNPAIPKDLPVPDTIVQCANEADRRLLTLLKVELLDATQLAIYLVDCIDDMQFTKEDEQKIMTWILNHGHLLFSQSEVLLRKSKNLSFIMTEQGERKRPSSVFDPTKKTFLDLFEEDFFPPQVYRSPEMLQSLKQLGLQTKEEELSPANILHVASQIQKLHIHSRNRAFKKADVLVSVLNGNDLLSKFSEEERQELLQFQWVPCENPNSIKSKNSQKRCLYKPTEIRASKYSAIVGHVMPLASDLNESICQKLDLYSSPPAEKVWENLCVLVSLAPTMVSPDSDYEFKNKLHSTYKFMQENSEHFRKEMNNKCIPWLWSQTEFVSPREVVLNSPAGLDLSLYFKKVPDEFLQYDDLLRECGVKETLDDEEIEAILSDIKEIIDDRTPPYGESSELKVSTDILDWMRKNEKSLKDSTPVPVMAQNQNFTLQPLKNTVFCDISDDGLEDLKQDKEEFYVIHEEVLPVTARWLKIPFLSTRILKPQFIGDEEVYEGIEQCGQTEPIIQRIKNILKDYDDESDIFKELIQNAEDAGASTCGFMLDFRTHPSEGLIDDGMAVCNGPCLWAFNNELFSEEDWKNIVRVGSASKENKFEKIGKFGLGFNAVYHLTDIPSILSGKSLLILDPNVTHLEKHIRSKSNPGIKLDLFQERLFRRFPGQFKSYQGIFDCDLSNSNEKYYNGTLIKLPFRTAEEAHKSEISSKVYDKERINAFQQRFADDSLTPLLFLKNIKSLSFQIFKQEPIETVLKISKEVICSIKISNERHLKDIREALRNLDTNCNEIIDCFAANIVEVVCENAERTSTQYWLIYSCIGTKDSLRMFQREQHQCKFSLPIGGVAVPLQRESDNMWSPDERCADGQAFCFLPLPIDTGLPVHINGSFAVTPNRKALWGIGTKLEWNKALLQDPVATAYITTLLELKKISQNANLQNYDYYTFWPDTEKVNKEFQPLVSAFYSAIVQSSNVRSLELLSNGKTWCSFENARFLDPSIQENEAVGKLAMEVFLKFTEPNYCAVPLPAWARNNLIRCGFSEMVKERTFSWFDFYQVVFKNLNKMDAYCRNALILNAIDLNDHAIDTLLKSHACIPTQKVGTLQFTNKLVNPHGKVACLYEPEEGRFLDGTKNDYFSPNRIHRLSGLGMMTDVLTLEEVIERAKKISRVWAKDKNKAYEHLQCLFDSMETFSCVDSLHWETLKHISFLPALGINQHNEIVTILKKPFEIYDYECYHVVNTIEFTVDRLKLELMPDDPVLTKLGVKKNPPVETVLRQLKEAHYRVKSFENSVLFNIARSCYDYLNKYLLNDGDPTAIIEHAHSIPFVLIEDRFVNVRSVAMGGEFEERPYLYVLPTILSKFEKLWNCVGIKRQFTAEQFVAVLEEISTFSRPLSKRDLHVCLDILIKGLYGAVDGTVENCLMPDERGVLTNSSKLKFNDTPWMPVQAGVTLCHKLIPREVACCFGVVTTRHHTLKNHLVSEFSPYAKEFGQHEKLTVRIKNIIEAYPAKKDILKELIQNADDAEATEIHFVWDKRKHGTTKTFGEKWELLQGPALCVYNNKKFSDEDLIGIQQLGEGGKRGTLGRTGKYGLGFNSVYLLTDCPSILTGDKHLCIFDPNLKYVEAGTKESPGCMYLMDENFKKSFQDVYHTFLPEKFPLNSGTMFRLPLRTEEMAAKSEISIHAVRDYEMMELFKALKADSEELILFLKYITKIHFLEINKDGSEVSYFLIERKVTDSTVKQRELFHKHVRNSLKSGMVIPCQAIYEVQITSGKKQSLWIIAEQYGSFLQNQEEGKSHDKVPQAGLAACLSTKPKENEFHGKTFCSLPLPGETGLPVHVNGNFEVDHSRRDLWKEDGESLKTKWNQSLQLKTIAPLYADLLTHICASFKKGEPKMLAHLKLHLSFCLRFFPFASKNVAQVWHDMISEVYRSINQRNLPVVPTLRSVSENSSQLIDPKYTFDWSSVSKPDSTDSPHFTRYSHDSILQVLEHTGMNLVPYSMEIEMVRESFKSAGVEVAEVSPLSVISYLKKKRMNDLSQTTDDLPLPINQTLIKDSKSCSILLKFCLGNDDNWSSFVGPNVDKESLSVDLNGLPLLLTQDQMLRKFSSDSPKLISRFADIFQEHKSEFADYQVNSKHESILHEGKYTEKLTIPVAAKFIKPVLQQQLQHSLLNETNGLYIAGKETKEWLKELWNFFDDEVKVFQGEEENQVFSEIKKHFSGSPILPVNYPGQEETIFLQKISKLHSIVHDPNEAISAILIKLGSVTLHRRFFLGLGHFLYRYLQPELLNIKDSSAVLKQLDTIPHSQYDMLSGDESDELQHFLQSGISYSKNTNEYQRMFMSLPLFQTICGKRQRIDFYRNIFILNSAFQERFPGLYMFDDSSCIFLKCNHLNERLSGCLDIKILGDLEYCLKFMIPSVHKLKLTQLLDLLRLLVELSQCFDYGKYKDNFASALSDVKFIKDINGCLQVTSYFFDDTVQLYEVMLPKERFIPKTFLEQFQNTKQAKSLLHDLGLKHKVSEEEVVKFAHQIESDARGNIELQVLKDRSATLLKTALHLGVKNNSKLMQRIATIKFILAVQIEPKLCNYHKAFAQERDVVAISGSLLERDPDHQYLIWTAMPILPSRNFTPKQLNTLRKAGALDEPPSEQVMQNLKNICRSQCRTEQLVETRATVFKNSYAYLQSVHFNEALLADLPLVLVENDTNLVKASQAVLTLPNANEFRPYLYPIQPKHARFAEFFKKIGVEEIPTVTQFSTVLEEIYTECCDKTTLQPNQLITVQRVVQQLFCLIKEGGKETHFQKKTLYLPSTDGKLYESSTLFFNDTFFQANRLEDSLKNKLKLLVKLNQCHLKEDPYEHQKLLQLLPKEIRPGLLSQVISVNLVGAHVEHCDYGKSCEFSGWFQKRLSSHEFRHGLICLIREQSKGTISQTKAAHLCKSTFGKIQIVCCKALHTQLLLNHQPLEGTETETQVYVKKKQDECVFFLKHNDNMAHKVVNEVNMYLTKEINALLENTLNSLSLPVLGHLLLCENMEDVERALEQHGVRNILSNEEGLGFRPSPGTPIPEEWHDSLDMDPLNSFEKGEYVGFSKDELGNEYVFAIVVECLDEHPGQTKQSPSRYRIQIGNEKIIDVSSLDLYQFKREQTSAPVGNVAYTDIDILPVLSQSEPSWSVTSHSEPSRSVPLHSEPSRFVPTQSEPSRSVPSQSEPSQSVPSPKRPLPQTLEEVKTEIDQSLEQIWKMSDEDKSKAIRRLYLRWHPDKNPDHIELANEAFKYLKNRIEELQQGKTKHNTSTQPNTTHWANFRDFYDRWNYEAGNHKRGRERFYQNNFRWQYNFWSNFKETPRPNREEAKRWYRQAQCDLLAAQSDIGYNASPEWCLFKVHQAVEKALIATEFRRNGQHPGTASTIISLAQKISQYATYLNDLPHIVNQLRALGVDAKRTQYPNYHPSPHIPNGQFKTKDAQEAVKIAKKLLRNLEKYITG